The genomic interval GTGGAATGCATCCAAAGCAATGGGTTTTCCTTCGGCAATATGGAAATTACCATATACCAACGAAATTAAACTCCTGATTTCAATACGTGAAGGCATTACAAGAAAGCAGCCGGATTTTGAGAATTTAACACCTGGCTTTATTATAAGTCCTTTTCACTGGGAAGATGATCAGGATGTGCTTTTCATGGAAGGAGACATCATTGTATCATTTTCAGAAACTGACCAGGTAACCCATGCGGACAATCATCTTGGAGAAGAACATCCCGAGATAAAAAAACTGGTTAGCCTGGCTAATGCGATGCATACTGATGCGGCTCAAAAAGAGATATCGGGCGATTATTTGTTAAAAAATTCTATTCTACCAGATCCGGATTCAAAAAAACAATTTGAAAGAACTGTTGAACTGGCTGTTACCGCAATAAGGGAAAATCAGTTTAAGAAAGTAGTATTATCAAAAAAGAAAGAAGTTCCGTATTCCGATCAGTTCCAGCCAGCCAAAGCCTTTTTCAAACTGGCAAAAACTTATCCCCACGCTTTTGTTTCCCTTGTTAATCTTCCTGCCCAAAATGAACTGTGGCTAGGTGCAAGTCCCGAAACGTTGGTAGAGCAAAAATCGACGGGTATTTTTAAAACCATGTCACTGGCAGGTACACAAAAAGCCAATGACATAAACGGAGAAATAATTCCAAGGAATGAAATTCGCTGGGGACAAAAAGAGATTGAAGAACACGCTCTGGTAAGCAGGTATATCGTAGAATGCTTCAAAAAAATACGACTTAGGGAATATATAGAAACCGGCCCAAAAACTATTCTTGCAGGAAACGTATACCACCTGAGAACGCAATTTGATGTAGATACCAATGCATTGAATTTTCCTGAACTGCCTACTCTCATGTTGAAATTGTTACATCCCACTTCTGCTATATGTGGTGAGCCTAAGATCCTAAGCCTCAAATTCCTTACAAACAATGAAGGATATGACCGTTCTTTTTATAGCGGTTTTCTGGGCCCAGTGCATATAGAAGGCGAATCCAATATTTATGTTAATCTCCGGACTGTAAGGTTAAAAGACGGAATAGCCACTTTTTTTGCTGGCGCTGGTATCACAGAAGATTCCGTTCCTGAACGTGAATGGGAAGAAACAGAAATGAAATGTGACACCCTTTTAAAAGTGATATCCCAGGACTTTTAAATTATTTTTTTGGCATTAAACTTTTATAATTATAAAAGGTCTAATCGGTCTGATTAATTATATAATTTTGATGTCGGAAAGAAAGGTGTAATAATATTGCCTTTTTTGTCTCCTAACCCAAACAAGCTCTGGAAACGTTAATGACCTTTATGAATTCTATGCCCATTAGGCCCGCTCTGTCAGGCAGATTAAATTTCAACACTTTTATTTCTTCAGTTTTCATCACGGGTACGCTACTCATCACGTTTTCGTGTAAAGAAAAAAAGACACATTTCAACAAAAAGGCGCATCCGGACCAACAACCGTCGATGTAATTATTGCTAAAGCTGAAAAAATTGCTGACAAGGTAGAAGTAAACGGAACCGTAGTTGCCAATGAATATGCTGAACTCCGCCCGGAAGTAAGTGGTTTACTAACTTTTCTGGATGTTCCGGAAGGCAAATCCATTCCGAAAGGAACTGTGATTGCCCGAATCAACAGTGCTGACCTGGAAGCCCAGGTAAACCGGTCAAAAGTGCAGCTTGAATTAGCAGAAACAACCGAATCACGACTAAAAAAATTATTGGATATCAATGGCGTTAATCAGGCAGATTATGATTTAGCTATTAATAATGTTAATATTTTAAAAGCGGATATTGCTTATACACAGGCACTAATCCAAAAAACAATTGTAAAAGCACCCTTCACCGGTGTGATTGGCCTTAGAAAGGTAAGTGCAGGTTCATTCGTAACACCAACCAGTGTTATTGCTACCATGCAGCAGCTATCCCAGTTAAGAATAGATTTTACTGTGCCCGAGGTGTATCAGAAATATGTTGCAAAAGGAAATAATGTGCAGGTATTACTTGATCAAAACTCTTCACAAGTTCAATCAGCCAGGATTATTGCGCTGGAACCTCAGGTTAATCAAAGTACAAGAAATATTACGGTAAGGGCCGTATTGAATTCGGGATCTACAAGTCCGGGTTCATTTGTAAAAGTATATCTGAGCGCGAGCGATAAAAGCAGCATTCTGGTTCCGGCAAACAGTATTATACCGGAAGCGAAAAGTAAAAAGGTTGTTGTGGTAAAAGATGGCAAAGCTGCTTTCACCAATATAGAAACAGGTGCCAGGCAGGCCGATTTTGTGGAAATCACAAAGGGCTTAAATGTTGGGGATTCAGTTGTCGTGTCCGGCGTGTTATTTGTTCGTCCCGATGCTCCGGTTAAAGTGAGAAGTGTAAGAAACTTAAGAGTTGTAACCAAATAATAGGTTTGGAATCACATTTCTATTAAATCAACTTATGAATATTTCAGAATTATCTCTCAACCGGCCCGTATTAGCCGTAGTAATGAACCTGCTCATCATTTTGTTTGGTGTGGTGGGTTATAACTTCCTTTCCCTGCGCGATTATCCGGCCATTGATCCTCCGATCGTGAATGTGCGCACAAGTTATGTTGGTGCTAATGCCGACATTATTGAAAGCCAGATCACCGAACCGCTTGAAAAAAGCATCAATGGTATTCCCGGTATCAAAAGTATCAGCTCATCAAGCCAGATCGGTACAAGTAATATCACAGTAGAATTTAATCTGGAATCGGATCTTGAAGCTGCTGCAAATGATGTACGCGATAAAGTGAGCCAGGCACAGCGTAATCTTCCCCAGGATATTGATGCGCCGCCAGTTGTAAGCAAAGCCGATGCCAACAGTGACTTTATTTTATTACTTGCTGTACAAAGTCCTTCCAAAGGGATTCTGGAATTGAGCGAATACGCTGAAAACGTTTTGCAGCAAAGCCTGCAGACAATTGACGGAGTAAGTGCCATTAATATTTTTGGCCAGAAACGTTATGCAATGCGCATTTGGCTTGATCCTGATAAAATGAGTGCTTATGGCGTTTCCTTTAACGATATCAGTAATACGCTGAGTGCCGAAAATGTGGAACTCCCGGCAGGTAAGATTTATGGTAACAATACGGAATTAACGATCCGGACAATGGGTCGTCTTACGAATGAAAAGGAGTTCAGCGACCTGATTATTAAAAATGACAGTACCGGAATAGTTCGCCTGGCCAATGTTGCCAAAGTAGAATTGGGCCCGGAAAACGAAGAACAGAGCTGGAAATACAATGGAGTATTAGCAGTAGGCCTTGCAGTAATACCTCAGCCGGGAGCCAATTACGTTGATATTTCTGATGAATTCAATAAACGTCTTGCTGAAATCCAGAAATCCAATAAATCAGATATTACGTTCAATGTATTAATTGACAATACGAGGTTGGTCCGACAGTCGATTGAAGAAGTGGAAGAAACACTTTTGATCGCTTTCGCATTGGTAGTACTCGTAATTTTGTTCTTTTTCCGAAATTTCCTGGTGGCAGTCCGCCCGCTCATAGATATTCCTATCTCATTGGTGGCAACATTTTTTGTCATGTATATATGTGGTTTTTCAATCAATATTCTTACACTGCTTGGAATTGTACTTGCTACGGGACTTGTGGTGGATGATGGTATTGTGGTCACCGAAAACATTTTCCGAAAGCTTGAAGAAGGCCTTCCGATCCGGATGGCCGCACTGGAAGGAAGTAAGGAAATTTTCTTCGCAGTAATATCGACTTCCCTTACACTGGCAGTGGTATTTTTACCGGTAATTTTCCTGGAAGGTTTTGTGGGAAGTTTGTTCCGTGAATTTGGCATTGTAGTAGCTTCGGCGGTTTTGATCTCGGCATTTGTTTCGCTTACAATCACTCCTGTGCTGAACGTCGTCCTGAACCGTAAAAAAGCAGGACACGGCTGGTTTTATAACAAAACTGAACCATTCTTCACGGGAATGGAAAACGGCTACAACCGTACTTTGAAGGCATTTATGAAGGTAAGGTATGCATCATGGGCAATTGTAGTGGCTTGCGGAGTTTTGATCTGGTTTTGTTATACGAACCTTCAAAGTGAGCTTGCCCCGATGGAGGACCGGAATACGGTTCGTCTGAGTATGACTGCACCGGAAGGAACCAGTTATGACCAGATGCAAAAAATAACGGATGATGTAGTCGATTATCTTAACGATTCTATTCCTGAAAAATCCTTTACATTTTCTTCTACTCCGCAAGGTGGCGGTGGCGGTTCAGGAGCCGTAAATAGTGGAATGGGAAGGGTTGGACTCGTACCTGCCGGAGAAAGAAAACGGAGCCAGAACGAAATCGCAATGGCTATCAATAAAAAGCTGCCATACTTCAATGATGCCCGGATTTTCGCTACGCAGGAACAAACTATTGCAGTAGGGCAAGGTTCAAGGGGTGGCTTACCGGTTCAGTTTATTTTGCAGAATCTTGATTTTGCTAAAATCTCAGAAGTACTTCCAAAGTTTCTAGAAGAAGCACGAAAAGATCCAACGTTCCAAAATGTAGATGTAAACCTAAAATTTAATAAACCGGAAGTCCGTCTTACGATTGACCGCCTGAAAGCAAGAGATCTTGGCCTTTCTACAAGTGATGTGGCTGCTGCGATACAGTCAGCATTCAGTGGGAGAAGGCTGGCTTATTTTATCATGAATGGTCAGCAATATCAGGTTATCGGACAAGTTGAGCGATCAGAAAGGGATAAACCGGCTGATATAGAAAAACTGTATGTAAGAAATACCCGTGGAGAAAATATTCCGCTGACTGCCGTTGTCAATATGGTAGAAGAAAGTGGCCCTCCTACCCTTTATCACTATAACCGTTACAAAAGTGCGACTGTTTCTGCTTCATTAGTTGATGGTAAAACGGTGGGTGACGGAGTAGCTGCCATGCGCAGGATTGCTTCAAAATTGCTGGACGAAAGTTTCCAGACCTCCCTGACCGGGCCATCCCGCGATTTTGAGGAAAGTTCTTCCAATACCAGTTTTGCATTTGGACTTGCTTTATTATTGGTTTATCTGGTATTAGCTGGTCAGTTCGAAAGTTTTACAGATCCGTTCATTATCATGATCACGGTGCCGCTTGCTTTGGCAGGAGCGCTTTTAAGTCTGTATATATTTGGGCTTACCATTAACATTTTCTCGCAAATCGGGATGATCATGCTGATTGGCCTAGTAACCAAAAATGGTATTTTAATTGTGGAATTTGCCAATCAGAAAAGGGCAACCGGCATGAGACGTATTGATGCAGTTGTCGAATCAGCAACACAACGTTTGCGTCCGATCCTGATGACAAGCCTTGCAACTGCTTTCGGAGCTTTGCCTATTGCGTTAAGCCTTGGTGCAGCTGCCACAAGCCGTGTTCCATTGGGTGTAGTTATTGTTGGCGGATTGACCTTTTCGTTAATATTGACACTTTTCGTTATCCCGGCCATTTACACATTTATTTCGCCAAGGAAAAATAAAAAGTCACCGGAGGAAAAATTGGCAGAAGAAGCCAAAGAGGCGAAAGAAAGAGAGATGGCTATCTAAGCGTTGCGTAAAAGTCTATTCCTAACTGAAAATAAATTAATATTCAAAACATTGTTTTATTGCATGAACCCGTTCCCGATTTTGAATTACACGTTTAAAATAATATTGCTTCTGTTGCTTATTACAAGTCAGGCATTTTGTCAGGATAGCCTGAGACTATCACTCGATGAAGCAGTTGCGACGGCTTTAAAGAATAGTTATGAAATACAAATAGCTAAAAATAATGTTCAGGCCAATACGCTATTCAATAATTATGGTATAGCAGGAGGCCTTCCGGTGATCGCGGGTAGTTTATCTAACACTGAGCAAATTACGAGTGTAAAACAAAAGCTGAACACCGGCGTTGAAATTAACCGGAACAGTGCTGTTGGTAATAATACTCAGGCTGCCTTAACAGCCGGTATTCTTTTATATAATGGTAATCGTGTGGTTGCTACTAAAAAACGGCTGGGAGAACTGCAATATCAAAGTAGTGAATTACTTAATTCTCAGATCCAGAACACAATAGCAGCCGTAATGACCAGTTATTATGATGTTGTAAGACAATTGAGTTATGTCAACACTTTAAGAACATCTATATTGGCATCTGAAAAGCGGCTTGAGATACTTCAGGTACGAAAAGCGGCTGGTATGGCAAATAATGCAGATATTTTTCAGGCGCAAATAGATGTAAATACTTTAAACCAGACTTTGCAAGATCAGCAGATGACAGCAGCAATAGCAAAAACTGAACTGTTACGCCTCCTGACGCTGGACACAAAAACTACACTGGCTATCCGCGATACTATCACGGTTGACCTGAATCTACAGCTGGATCCAATACTCGAAAGAATTATGGTAAATGCGGATGTGAAAGCTGCGGATCACCAGATAAGGATCAATCAGCTAATAATTAAAGAAACGGCTGCATTACGTTATCCTACAGTGCGGCTCAATACTGCTTACAATTTTACCCGTAACCAGAGTGCAGCCGGACTTACACTGTTGAACCGTACAGCCGGGCCTAATGCAAACGTAACTGTTGCACTTCCAATTTACAACGGCACAGTTTTCAGACGCCAGAAACAAGTAGCAGAGATCAATTCAACAAATGCGGAGATTCAGAAAAATACAATTGTGCGGGATTACACTGCAGGTGTGGTTAAAATGTACCAGACTTACGTAAGTTCTTTGCAGCAACTTGAAGTTCAAAAAGAAAATTACAAATTAAGCAAGCAACTTTTAGACCTGACATTACAGCGCTTTCAATTGATCCAGGCCACTATTATTGATGTCCGTGAAGCACAAAGAAGTTTTGAAGATGCCGGTTACCGAATGATCAATATCAACTACGCTGCAAAAGCTGCAGAAATTGAACTGAAAAGACTGAGCAATACATTACAATAGCATGTTCTGTATCGTCCTGAAAAAACCTTACAGTTTTTTGTGATAGTCCTGATTAAACTTTACGTTTCTTTTTTGTTAATACTGCAATTAGCTTACACCTGATTTTCTTAATACTGGAATTACTTTACAAGTATAGTATAAGCCTTTTTCTAATCTAAATTTTGCGGCTGTAATTTGCTACTGGCTTTGAACATTATTTCTTGTAATCCCCCCTCATTAAAATGGGGGTTATAAGAAACAATGTGGAGATCGAACTGCCATATCATACTTCGATAGGCTCAGATGGACTTTTCTTTTTTCGATGGTATCGTTTCCAACGCTTTGATAATAACCCTTCATGAGCATGCGCCTGGTCAGGTGTTAAGTAATCGATACTTGCGTGGGGCCGTTTGCTGTTATAAATCTGAATAATCTTTGTGATAGCCTTCAATGCTTCTTTATGATTTTGGTAAATCCGTTTTGGATAAAATTCATTCTTTATAATTCCGTTTACCCGTTCTGCAAGTGCATTGTCATAGGGACTACCACTTTGAGTCATACTGATTGCAATATTTTCATCCTCTAAAATCTTCACATATTCTGCTGAGCAATACTGTATTCCTCTGTCGGAATGGTGGATCAGGAAATATGGTGAATCACGTTTTAATCCCTCAACAGCCATCTTTAAAGCGTT from Dyadobacter sp. NIV53 carries:
- a CDS encoding efflux RND transporter periplasmic adaptor subunit, translated to MADKVEVNGTVVANEYAELRPEVSGLLTFLDVPEGKSIPKGTVIARINSADLEAQVNRSKVQLELAETTESRLKKLLDINGVNQADYDLAINNVNILKADIAYTQALIQKTIVKAPFTGVIGLRKVSAGSFVTPTSVIATMQQLSQLRIDFTVPEVYQKYVAKGNNVQVLLDQNSSQVQSARIIALEPQVNQSTRNITVRAVLNSGSTSPGSFVKVYLSASDKSSILVPANSIIPEAKSKKVVVVKDGKAAFTNIETGARQADFVEITKGLNVGDSVVVSGVLFVRPDAPVKVRSVRNLRVVTK
- a CDS encoding chorismate-binding protein codes for the protein MVSVQTESRFSIFTGLQTEDLWNASKAMGFPSAIWKLPYTNEIKLLISIREGITRKQPDFENLTPGFIISPFHWEDDQDVLFMEGDIIVSFSETDQVTHADNHLGEEHPEIKKLVSLANAMHTDAAQKEISGDYLLKNSILPDPDSKKQFERTVELAVTAIRENQFKKVVLSKKKEVPYSDQFQPAKAFFKLAKTYPHAFVSLVNLPAQNELWLGASPETLVEQKSTGIFKTMSLAGTQKANDINGEIIPRNEIRWGQKEIEEHALVSRYIVECFKKIRLREYIETGPKTILAGNVYHLRTQFDVDTNALNFPELPTLMLKLLHPTSAICGEPKILSLKFLTNNEGYDRSFYSGFLGPVHIEGESNIYVNLRTVRLKDGIATFFAGAGITEDSVPEREWEETEMKCDTLLKVISQDF
- a CDS encoding TolC family protein produces the protein MLITSQAFCQDSLRLSLDEAVATALKNSYEIQIAKNNVQANTLFNNYGIAGGLPVIAGSLSNTEQITSVKQKLNTGVEINRNSAVGNNTQAALTAGILLYNGNRVVATKKRLGELQYQSSELLNSQIQNTIAAVMTSYYDVVRQLSYVNTLRTSILASEKRLEILQVRKAAGMANNADIFQAQIDVNTLNQTLQDQQMTAAIAKTELLRLLTLDTKTTLAIRDTITVDLNLQLDPILERIMVNADVKAADHQIRINQLIIKETAALRYPTVRLNTAYNFTRNQSAAGLTLLNRTAGPNANVTVALPIYNGTVFRRQKQVAEINSTNAEIQKNTIVRDYTAGVVKMYQTYVSSLQQLEVQKENYKLSKQLLDLTLQRFQLIQATIIDVREAQRSFEDAGYRMININYAAKAAEIELKRLSNTLQ
- a CDS encoding efflux RND transporter permease subunit, whose translation is MNISELSLNRPVLAVVMNLLIILFGVVGYNFLSLRDYPAIDPPIVNVRTSYVGANADIIESQITEPLEKSINGIPGIKSISSSSQIGTSNITVEFNLESDLEAAANDVRDKVSQAQRNLPQDIDAPPVVSKADANSDFILLLAVQSPSKGILELSEYAENVLQQSLQTIDGVSAINIFGQKRYAMRIWLDPDKMSAYGVSFNDISNTLSAENVELPAGKIYGNNTELTIRTMGRLTNEKEFSDLIIKNDSTGIVRLANVAKVELGPENEEQSWKYNGVLAVGLAVIPQPGANYVDISDEFNKRLAEIQKSNKSDITFNVLIDNTRLVRQSIEEVEETLLIAFALVVLVILFFFRNFLVAVRPLIDIPISLVATFFVMYICGFSINILTLLGIVLATGLVVDDGIVVTENIFRKLEEGLPIRMAALEGSKEIFFAVISTSLTLAVVFLPVIFLEGFVGSLFREFGIVVASAVLISAFVSLTITPVLNVVLNRKKAGHGWFYNKTEPFFTGMENGYNRTLKAFMKVRYASWAIVVACGVLIWFCYTNLQSELAPMEDRNTVRLSMTAPEGTSYDQMQKITDDVVDYLNDSIPEKSFTFSSTPQGGGGGSGAVNSGMGRVGLVPAGERKRSQNEIAMAINKKLPYFNDARIFATQEQTIAVGQGSRGGLPVQFILQNLDFAKISEVLPKFLEEARKDPTFQNVDVNLKFNKPEVRLTIDRLKARDLGLSTSDVAAAIQSAFSGRRLAYFIMNGQQYQVIGQVERSERDKPADIEKLYVRNTRGENIPLTAVVNMVEESGPPTLYHYNRYKSATVSASLVDGKTVGDGVAAMRRIASKLLDESFQTSLTGPSRDFEESSSNTSFAFGLALLLVYLVLAGQFESFTDPFIIMITVPLALAGALLSLYIFGLTINIFSQIGMIMLIGLVTKNGILIVEFANQKRATGMRRIDAVVESATQRLRPILMTSLATAFGALPIALSLGAAATSRVPLGVVIVGGLTFSLILTLFVIPAIYTFISPRKNKKSPEEKLAEEAKEAKEREMAI